In Fibrobacter sp., the following are encoded in one genomic region:
- a CDS encoding ABC-ATPase domain-containing protein translates to MKALYQKIRALNGKNYGLYKSLADKPWDFGDFVLEFIHVQGDPFAPPSRVVIRAGLSTLGYASEWGSSYERRLALSDFLLRRLSRLVQERYPDKDAAIVFDVAGPEMLVRNSLWIDNGELRACLQVRLPGDGRKIQAEAAAEILTMVMPDLVSAGLYCSKADEPAMQDHYRVLAERKEILAEMERRGLCAFVPDGAVLPRASGLSEMPLEGAVPFVAPEEMAVTLNACGREIRGMGIPKGISVITGGAFHGKSTLLQALTRAVYPHVPGDGREGIVVDETALRVGVEDGRSVRGTDLSMFVRDLPGGVSTKDFNTLSASGSTSEAANLLEAMEAGSRTFFIDEDSSAVNFLIRDVRVRKLLGDEREPLIPLTDRIRELASAGMNFILVAGACGDYLDIADNIIVMANYRAECAKFVEPSKSAEGAAASAEAGKTSARLFAAYMQPLQKSVRPTSAVERQVKVKLAGDTLLQIGFLVADTSRLNTLVDRQQRFGAGFLLLNLLQNAASNTDAGADASVAETIQRLHEKIQNVGFRNLPQGMSREMSLPRAVDIACVAFRLRQAK, encoded by the coding sequence ATGAAAGCCCTTTACCAGAAAATTCGCGCCTTGAACGGCAAAAATTACGGCCTTTACAAGTCCCTCGCCGACAAACCATGGGATTTTGGTGACTTTGTGCTGGAATTCATCCATGTGCAGGGCGATCCGTTCGCGCCTCCTTCGAGAGTGGTCATCAGGGCGGGCCTTTCGACATTGGGCTATGCCTCGGAATGGGGCTCGAGTTACGAGCGCAGGCTGGCGCTGAGCGATTTCCTGTTGCGCCGCTTGAGCCGTTTGGTGCAGGAACGTTACCCGGACAAGGACGCCGCCATCGTGTTCGACGTGGCTGGACCCGAGATGCTGGTGCGGAATTCCCTCTGGATAGACAACGGCGAACTCCGCGCGTGCCTGCAGGTGCGGCTCCCGGGCGATGGCCGCAAGATTCAGGCGGAAGCTGCGGCTGAAATCCTCACGATGGTCATGCCCGACCTGGTATCGGCGGGTTTGTACTGCAGCAAGGCGGACGAGCCCGCGATGCAGGACCATTACCGCGTGCTTGCAGAACGCAAGGAGATTCTTGCGGAAATGGAAAGGCGCGGACTGTGCGCGTTCGTTCCCGACGGGGCGGTGCTTCCGCGTGCATCGGGCCTGAGCGAGATGCCGCTCGAGGGTGCGGTGCCGTTTGTCGCGCCCGAGGAGATGGCGGTGACGTTGAATGCCTGCGGGCGAGAAATCCGCGGCATGGGAATCCCGAAGGGAATCTCGGTAATTACAGGTGGAGCCTTCCACGGAAAGTCCACCCTGTTGCAGGCCTTGACGCGGGCGGTATACCCGCATGTGCCGGGCGACGGTCGTGAAGGTATAGTCGTGGATGAGACGGCGCTCCGTGTGGGCGTGGAGGACGGGCGCAGCGTGCGCGGGACCGACCTTTCGATGTTCGTGCGCGATTTGCCGGGTGGCGTCAGTACCAAGGACTTCAATACGCTTTCGGCTTCGGGTTCCACGAGCGAGGCCGCGAACCTGCTCGAGGCGATGGAGGCGGGTTCCCGTACGTTCTTCATCGATGAAGATTCCTCCGCGGTGAACTTCCTTATCCGCGACGTGCGCGTGCGCAAGCTCCTGGGCGACGAGCGCGAACCGCTTATCCCGCTGACTGACCGCATTCGCGAGCTCGCTTCTGCGGGCATGAACTTCATTCTTGTCGCGGGTGCCTGCGGTGACTATCTCGATATTGCAGACAACATAATTGTCATGGCGAATTACAGGGCGGAATGTGCCAAGTTCGTGGAGCCGTCCAAGAGTGCCGAAGGTGCGGCCGCATCTGCCGAAGCAGGAAAAACAAGTGCGCGCCTGTTCGCGGCCTACATGCAGCCCTTGCAAAAGTCCGTGCGCCCGACGTCTGCCGTGGAACGCCAGGTGAAGGTGAAGCTTGCGGGCGACACCCTGTTGCAAATAGGGTTCCTCGTTGCCGATACGTCGCGCCTTAATACGCTTGTCGATAGGCAGCAGCGATTCGGCGCGGGCTTCCTGCTGCTGAACTTGTTGCAGAATGCTGCGAGCAATACAGATGCGGGCGCGGACGCTTCCGTGGCCGAGACTATCCAAAGGCTGCACGAAAAAATCCAGAACGTCGGCTTCCGCAATCTGCCGCAGGGCATGAGCCGCGAGATGAGCCTGCCCCGCGCAGTCGATATCGCGTGCGTGGCATTCAGGCTGCGGCAGGCGAAATAA
- a CDS encoding PEGA domain-containing protein yields MKKLYIFALLVAFLVSAAVADDDPPPRNKPATVTIITNPPNSEVYLGGELLGKSPIENMQVKSGRQTLIVIDQGYELVNQRVNVWPGNDKRNTFDYGTKIPKGHIEVTTKPGKCIIYVDGENSDKTDGAALTIHNLDAGDHLVRAECSNRKSAEMLVTVKGEETVKIELDATSGKKKK; encoded by the coding sequence ATGAAGAAACTGTATATTTTCGCCCTTTTGGTGGCTTTCCTTGTCTCTGCAGCTGTCGCAGACGACGATCCACCTCCGCGCAACAAGCCCGCAACGGTCACCATCATCACCAATCCGCCTAACAGCGAGGTGTACCTCGGCGGCGAACTGCTCGGCAAGAGCCCCATCGAGAACATGCAGGTCAAGTCCGGTCGCCAGACCCTTATCGTCATCGACCAGGGTTACGAACTGGTGAACCAGCGCGTGAATGTTTGGCCGGGCAACGACAAGCGCAACACCTTCGACTACGGTACCAAGATTCCGAAGGGCCACATCGAAGTGACCACCAAGCCGGGCAAGTGCATCATCTACGTCGACGGTGAAAACTCCGACAAGACCGACGGCGCAGCGCTCACCATCCACAACCTGGATGCCGGTGACCACCTGGTGCGTGCCGAATGCTCCAACCGCAAGTCCGCCGAAATGCTCGTGACCGTGAAGGGCGAAGAAACCGTCAAGATCGAACTCGACGCTACCTCCGGCAAGAAGAAAAAGTAA
- a CDS encoding DUF6175 family protein: MVPAQKTKGKSDLQAFQSNPNNRMATEAINNFLTQRQYEVKSLEGQEALDEVVQMQQDIAESEEDLSYLASLALGADIYIKFSASIERGIVLIELSAYEAATARLLGSQTSQAAASGASKGEIAEAVHAAASRAMPGLEKKIKGYWEMDRKNGSQYKVVMKLHGDFDEQRVEDIQDDVTQLLKKAFKRVSVNVMTAKTIDVTVFADVAKFGDAQEVYSYIRRGMKGSVNVKKLNITKKLILLEMK, encoded by the coding sequence GTGGTACCCGCCCAGAAGACCAAGGGCAAGAGCGATTTGCAGGCTTTCCAGAGCAATCCGAACAACCGCATGGCTACCGAGGCCATCAACAATTTCCTCACCCAGCGCCAGTACGAGGTGAAGTCCCTCGAAGGGCAGGAGGCCCTTGACGAGGTCGTGCAGATGCAGCAGGACATCGCCGAGAGCGAAGAAGACCTCTCGTACCTCGCGAGCCTTGCGCTAGGTGCCGATATCTACATCAAGTTCTCCGCCTCTATCGAGAGAGGCATCGTGCTTATCGAACTGAGCGCCTATGAGGCGGCGACCGCGCGCCTTCTCGGCAGCCAGACCAGCCAGGCGGCTGCAAGCGGGGCATCCAAGGGCGAAATCGCCGAGGCTGTGCATGCGGCGGCTAGCCGTGCCATGCCGGGGCTCGAGAAGAAAATCAAGGGCTACTGGGAAATGGACCGCAAGAACGGCAGCCAGTACAAGGTCGTCATGAAGCTCCATGGCGATTTCGACGAACAGCGCGTCGAGGATATCCAGGACGATGTAACCCAGCTTCTGAAGAAGGCGTTCAAGCGCGTGAGCGTGAACGTGATGACCGCGAAGACTATCGACGTGACCGTGTTCGCGGATGTGGCGAAGTTCGGCGACGCGCAGGAAGTCTACAGTTACATCCGTCGCGGGATGAAGGGTTCGGTGAACGTGAAGAAGTTGAACATCACGAAGAAACTGATCCTTCTCGAAATGAAGTGA
- a CDS encoding response regulator transcription factor, producing the protein MSLNNTSSTSILIVEDEIAIAEGLVDLCELNGYHVKHVADGESGLSEALSNQYGLVLLDVMLPGMNGFEVCDKIREKDRSLPIIILSAKNSDEDIINGLKFGADDYIPKPFSVPMLLARIEAVLRRSRQSLENEGKLAAGNLRVNFREYSGTRGKEELAFTRKEIEILEYLWNNRDHAVPRSELLREVWGYENAESVDTRTVDIHITKLRKKIEDDPSHPKLLVTFRGEGYQMRSSPECSKTA; encoded by the coding sequence ATGTCTCTTAACAATACCAGCAGCACAAGCATCCTCATTGTAGAAGACGAAATTGCAATCGCGGAAGGTCTCGTAGACCTATGCGAACTTAACGGTTACCATGTAAAGCACGTCGCCGACGGTGAAAGCGGCCTTTCCGAGGCCCTCTCCAACCAGTACGGGCTTGTCCTCCTCGACGTCATGCTCCCCGGCATGAACGGCTTCGAAGTCTGCGACAAGATCCGCGAAAAGGACAGGAGCCTCCCCATCATCATCCTCTCGGCAAAGAATTCCGACGAAGACATCATCAACGGCCTCAAGTTCGGCGCCGACGACTACATCCCGAAGCCCTTCTCCGTCCCCATGCTGCTCGCACGCATCGAGGCGGTGCTGCGCCGTAGCCGCCAGTCCCTCGAAAACGAAGGCAAGCTCGCTGCCGGCAACCTCCGCGTGAATTTCCGCGAATACTCGGGCACGCGCGGCAAGGAAGAACTCGCGTTCACCCGCAAGGAAATCGAAATCCTCGAATACCTGTGGAACAACCGCGACCACGCCGTTCCGCGTTCCGAACTCCTCCGCGAAGTCTGGGGCTACGAAAACGCAGAATCCGTGGATACCCGCACCGTGGACATCCACATCACCAAGTTGCGCAAGAAAATCGAAGACGATCCCTCGCACCCGAAGCTGCTCGTCACCTTCCGTGGCGAAGGCTACCAGATGCGTTCTAGTCCCGAATGCTCAAAAACCGCGTAA
- a CDS encoding cell wall metabolism sensor histidine kinase WalK yields the protein MLKNRVKKRLVLFYTAIFVVIALPVAWLLYDSYLRMQDDAKAEWAMHATQVLKMANNRIKDDLSIENKRSFMEYRFIKVAKTISAGEQPTYSDLALNFPVTSCNSDSTKIDYCSQYAGLVGHFQIDPDGVFSTPYLPAGALGQVQLENKEIRESFQNKLKFIVRDMGIKNRGTSSALDTGKSSNALDQLANELDLSKTKKRKKRLRVERTSEQEQFAFNVESAKMDTSGLYRIFPYVGTMDIAIESFQAELNRQYIVFYRNVLRGEENFVQGFVVDLREYLKSIVDLEISDYTDKDNHLALRFNDRSGTIIAFGIDTRDAIKVFEEDLTEPLNNITMEIFVDKSVQKIGNSKGQIVTNGQLLFLIGSIMFLLLGGGLISIYRLTQSQLNLAQKRQDFISAVSHELKTPLTTIKMRAEILQSSYAKMDDAKRMRSFDQIASESDRLTRLIQNVLDLSKLDGNRWVANIRKDRPKAVLDDFVTMYTKNIEDHGFSLTVSCDTDIDKVQLMMDRDAVMQILTNLVDNSLKFSKNADYKMIIIELKIDVDHVYLAVRDYGPGIPPSEMKKVFQEFYRVENEMTRTTKGTGIGLSMVKKLCALSNMRIEIENAGPGLRTKIHFPPQTI from the coding sequence ATGCTCAAAAACCGCGTAAAGAAACGGCTAGTTCTCTTCTATACGGCAATCTTCGTCGTAATCGCGCTGCCAGTCGCCTGGCTGCTTTATGACTCGTACCTGCGCATGCAGGACGACGCCAAGGCGGAATGGGCAATGCATGCGACGCAGGTGCTGAAGATGGCGAACAACCGCATCAAGGACGACCTCTCGATAGAGAACAAGAGGTCGTTTATGGAGTATCGCTTCATCAAGGTCGCGAAGACCATTTCGGCCGGCGAACAGCCCACGTACTCCGACCTTGCGCTGAACTTCCCCGTAACCTCGTGCAACAGCGATTCCACGAAAATCGACTACTGCAGCCAGTACGCGGGGCTTGTCGGACATTTCCAGATAGACCCGGACGGCGTGTTCAGCACCCCGTACCTGCCGGCGGGCGCGCTCGGCCAGGTGCAGCTCGAGAACAAGGAAATCCGCGAATCGTTCCAGAACAAGCTCAAGTTCATCGTACGCGACATGGGCATCAAGAACAGGGGGACATCCTCCGCGCTGGATACCGGCAAGAGTTCCAACGCTCTTGACCAGCTGGCCAACGAACTCGACCTTTCCAAGACAAAGAAACGCAAGAAGCGCCTCCGCGTCGAAAGGACCTCCGAACAGGAGCAGTTCGCGTTCAACGTGGAATCCGCCAAGATGGACACCTCGGGCCTATACAGGATATTCCCCTACGTAGGCACGATGGACATCGCTATCGAATCGTTCCAGGCCGAACTGAACAGGCAGTACATCGTGTTCTACAGGAACGTGCTGCGCGGCGAAGAGAACTTCGTGCAGGGATTCGTCGTCGACCTGCGGGAATACCTCAAGAGCATCGTCGACCTGGAAATAAGCGACTACACCGACAAGGACAATCACCTCGCCCTGAGATTCAACGACAGGAGCGGGACCATCATCGCGTTCGGCATCGACACGCGCGACGCCATCAAGGTATTCGAAGAAGACCTCACCGAGCCGCTGAACAACATCACGATGGAAATATTCGTCGACAAGTCTGTGCAGAAAATCGGGAACAGCAAGGGGCAAATCGTTACCAACGGACAACTGCTGTTCCTTATCGGCAGCATCATGTTCCTGCTTCTCGGGGGCGGCCTCATTTCCATCTACCGACTCACGCAAAGCCAGCTCAACCTGGCCCAGAAGCGCCAGGACTTCATATCGGCCGTAAGTCACGAGCTCAAGACACCGCTCACCACCATCAAGATGCGCGCAGAAATCCTGCAGAGCAGCTACGCCAAGATGGACGACGCGAAACGCATGAGGAGCTTCGACCAGATTGCAAGCGAGAGCGACCGACTCACGCGCCTCATCCAGAACGTGCTGGACCTCTCCAAGCTCGACGGCAACCGCTGGGTGGCAAACATCCGGAAAGACCGCCCGAAGGCCGTGCTCGACGACTTCGTCACCATGTACACCAAGAACATCGAGGACCACGGATTCTCGCTCACGGTATCGTGCGACACCGATATCGACAAGGTGCAGCTGATGATGGACCGCGACGCGGTGATGCAGATTCTCACGAACCTGGTGGACAACTCGCTCAAGTTCTCGAAGAACGCGGACTACAAGATGATCATCATCGAGCTCAAGATCGATGTCGACCACGTGTACCTCGCCGTTCGCGACTACGGCCCGGGCATTCCGCCTTCCGAAATGAAGAAGGTGTTCCAGGAATTCTACCGCGTGGAAAACGAGATGACCCGCACCACGAAGGGAACGGGCATCGGGCTTTCGATGGTGAAAAAGCTCTGCGCGCTTTCGAACATGCGTATCGAAATCGAAAACGCCGGACCGGGCCTGCGCACAAAAATCCATTTCCCGCCGCAGACCATTTAG
- a CDS encoding ATP-dependent 6-phosphofructokinase — translation MTQEDILQNPEQYDLSIETVGKGTLKSPMKGMRFVSDEDRISLTTDVNRIHEFYKKGIAVPSLEAAGPRETIFHDPAWTRAGVVTCGGLCPGLNNVIKGLVQVLWFDYGVRNIFGIPYGYRGLNPSYGYSPITLNPDVVDSIQEDGGTILGSSRGMQDPSIMVDTLMRLNINVLFCIGGDGTLRGAHAIAEEVKKRRQPISVIGIPKTIDNDLNLIDRTFGFETAVLSATDVITSAHNEANGAFNGLGLVKLMGRDSGFIAAYAALATTVVNFCLIPEVPFTLEGLFKALESRYGSGKTHAVIAVAEGAGQELFKDQEERRDASGNILKNDIGEFLTEKIKEHFDKVGKEVNIKYFDPSYMVRSIPAKGTDAIFCFQLAESAVHAGMAGKTDMVVGSMNEQFSHVPIEYAVNERKKIDPNGTLWHAVLGATRQQDYFAGKGKGNK, via the coding sequence ATGACGCAGGAAGATATCCTCCAGAACCCGGAACAATACGACCTTTCCATCGAGACTGTCGGGAAGGGAACGCTGAAATCGCCCATGAAGGGCATGCGGTTCGTATCCGACGAAGACCGGATAAGCCTCACCACTGATGTAAATCGCATTCATGAATTTTACAAGAAGGGCATCGCAGTCCCCTCGCTCGAAGCGGCGGGCCCGCGCGAAACCATATTCCACGACCCGGCATGGACACGTGCGGGCGTCGTAACCTGCGGCGGCCTCTGCCCCGGCCTCAACAACGTCATCAAGGGCCTCGTTCAGGTGCTGTGGTTCGACTACGGCGTAAGGAACATCTTCGGCATCCCCTACGGCTACCGCGGACTCAACCCGTCGTACGGATACTCTCCCATCACGCTGAACCCCGACGTGGTCGACTCCATCCAGGAAGACGGCGGCACCATTCTCGGAAGCTCCCGCGGCATGCAGGACCCTTCCATCATGGTCGACACCCTCATGCGCCTCAATATCAACGTGCTGTTCTGCATCGGCGGTGACGGCACGCTCCGCGGCGCCCACGCGATTGCCGAGGAAGTCAAGAAGCGCAGACAGCCCATCTCGGTCATCGGCATCCCGAAAACCATCGACAACGACTTGAACCTCATCGACCGCACCTTCGGTTTCGAGACCGCGGTGCTCTCCGCGACCGACGTGATTACGAGCGCCCACAACGAGGCGAACGGAGCTTTCAACGGGCTCGGCCTCGTGAAGCTCATGGGCCGCGATTCCGGCTTTATTGCCGCCTACGCGGCACTCGCCACCACGGTGGTGAACTTCTGCCTTATTCCCGAAGTCCCCTTCACGCTGGAAGGCCTCTTCAAGGCGCTTGAAAGCCGTTACGGCAGCGGCAAGACGCACGCCGTGATCGCCGTCGCCGAAGGCGCCGGACAGGAACTCTTCAAAGACCAGGAAGAACGCCGCGACGCTAGCGGGAACATCCTGAAGAACGACATCGGCGAATTCCTCACCGAAAAGATCAAGGAGCACTTCGACAAGGTCGGCAAGGAAGTGAACATCAAGTACTTCGACCCGAGCTACATGGTGCGCAGCATCCCCGCGAAGGGCACCGACGCCATCTTCTGCTTCCAGCTCGCCGAAAGCGCCGTACACGCGGGCATGGCCGGCAAGACGGACATGGTGGTGGGCAGCATGAACGAACAGTTCAGCCACGTGCCTATAGAATACGCCGTGAACGAGCGCAAAAAGATCGACCCGAACGGAACGCTCTGGCACGCCGTCCTCGGCGCCACCCGCCAGCAGGATTATTTTGCAGGCAAGGGCAAGGGTAACAAATAA
- the pta gene encoding phosphate acetyltransferase: MNRVYLVVSEHMEATLKELEDGIAAAGLTCATYELNVNGAAAAAQIKSGNTAVLMETIAADFLMHDFSAVDAIAVTGAQGMSAVVAQKFNEALATALDAKIYCDSDDADLFCPKRLLKCPKCLAKDLAEPAAERKTSQAMFRAGLLLKASKVKKRIVLPEGSEPRTVQAAKLVIDRKIAVPVLIGKKDEIFAVAKEQGVALPADIEIIEPSAELAEKYVPTLVELRKSKGMTEDQARAALADNVMLGTMMLKLGEVDGLVSGAIHSTADTLRPALQVIKCAPGVKSVSSVFFMCMPGQTYIYGDCAINLNPTAEELAGIAMQCDDTAKAFGLPSRVAMLSYSTMNSGKGPDADLVREATKIVKEARPEMLVDGPLQYDAATTPSVGSLKAPGSTVAGKATVFVFPSLSAGNIGYKAVQRSAQGTIAIGPMLQGLAKPVNDLSRGALVEDIVYTIALTAVQAG, translated from the coding sequence ATGAACCGTGTATATCTGGTCGTTTCCGAACATATGGAAGCGACTCTCAAGGAACTTGAAGATGGAATTGCCGCTGCCGGCCTTACCTGCGCGACCTACGAACTGAACGTGAACGGTGCCGCTGCCGCCGCCCAGATCAAGTCGGGCAATACGGCAGTGCTCATGGAGACGATCGCCGCCGACTTCCTGATGCACGACTTTTCCGCCGTTGACGCTATTGCCGTTACCGGAGCCCAGGGCATGAGCGCCGTGGTCGCCCAGAAGTTCAACGAGGCTCTCGCCACCGCTCTCGACGCGAAAATCTATTGTGACAGCGACGATGCCGACCTGTTCTGCCCCAAGCGCCTGCTCAAGTGCCCCAAGTGCCTCGCGAAGGACCTCGCCGAGCCCGCCGCCGAAAGGAAGACCAGCCAGGCCATGTTCCGCGCCGGCCTCCTCCTCAAGGCCTCCAAGGTCAAGAAGCGCATCGTGCTCCCCGAAGGTTCCGAACCGCGTACCGTTCAGGCCGCGAAGCTCGTAATCGACCGCAAGATTGCGGTGCCGGTGCTCATCGGCAAGAAGGACGAAATCTTCGCCGTCGCGAAGGAACAGGGTGTCGCCCTCCCGGCTGACATCGAAATCATCGAACCCTCTGCCGAACTTGCCGAAAAGTACGTGCCGACGCTCGTGGAACTCCGCAAGTCGAAGGGCATGACCGAAGACCAGGCCCGCGCCGCTCTCGCCGACAACGTGATGCTCGGTACCATGATGCTCAAGCTTGGCGAAGTCGATGGCCTCGTTTCTGGCGCCATCCACTCTACCGCCGATACGCTGCGCCCGGCCCTGCAGGTCATCAAGTGCGCTCCGGGCGTGAAGTCCGTGAGCTCCGTGTTCTTCATGTGCATGCCCGGCCAGACCTACATTTACGGCGACTGCGCCATCAACCTGAACCCGACCGCCGAGGAACTCGCGGGTATCGCCATGCAGTGCGACGACACCGCCAAGGCCTTCGGCCTCCCGAGCCGTGTCGCGATGCTCAGCTACAGCACCATGAACAGCGGAAAGGGCCCCGATGCCGACCTCGTGCGCGAAGCCACCAAGATCGTGAAGGAAGCGCGCCCCGAGATGCTCGTGGATGGCCCGCTCCAGTACGATGCCGCCACTACCCCGAGCGTGGGCTCCCTCAAGGCCCCGGGAAGCACTGTCGCAGGCAAGGCAACCGTTTTCGTGTTCCCGAGCCTCTCCGCGGGCAATATCGGCTACAAGGCCGTGCAGCGCAGCGCCCAGGGCACCATCGCCATCGGCCCGATGCTCCAGGGCTTGGCCAAGCCGGTGAACGACCTCAGCCGCGGCGCCCTCGTGGAAGACATCGTCTACACGATTGCCCTCACCGCAGTTCAGGCTGGGTAA